Proteins encoded within one genomic window of Brienomyrus brachyistius isolate T26 chromosome 22, BBRACH_0.4, whole genome shotgun sequence:
- the trip10a gene encoding cdc42-interacting protein 4 homolog isoform X1 has product MDWGTELWDQCDTIDKHTQSGLELVEKYVKFVKERTEIEQQYAKQLRNLVKKYASKRGKDDQENRFTNHQSFQDILNEMNDYAGQREVIAENMMVRICCELTKYLQELKQERKSYLLEAKRAQQSLENGYKQLESSKKRFEREWREAERAAQYAEKTDQDINATKADVEKAKQQAHLRTHLAEECKNEYASQLQKFNKEQNQFYYSSIPQVFNKLQDMDERRVRRLAEGYALFADTEKQVLPIIGKCLEGITKASGNTDSKQDSLTLIEQHKSGFERPGDLEFEDYSQGINRTSSESSLGTPKGPLELLGKNKNKLWPFSKKSKLPSPPLTPVSSPYVPANGPPSPKFARDPLSYCLKEINKTVKPRMASFRSLKRAPTATEDFTHLPPEQRRKKLQRKMDDIGKELQKEQDQSEALLKMKDVYEKNPQMGNPDSLSPQITQTAQNMERLRGELAKYESWLIEAGGRGESVRYASHLNNNGAINRPNNANSREGDIPQPIYAEFEDDFDDEELDTPIGQCTALYSFPGSSEGTLSMQEGDVLSVVEEDKGDGWTRVRRSNGDEGYIPTSYVKITIPQ; this is encoded by the exons GACCAATGCGACACGATCGATAAGCACACGCAGTCCGGCCTGGAGCTGGTGGAgaagtatgtgaagtttgtgaaGGAGCGGACGGAGATCGAGCAGCAGTACGCCAAGCAGCTGAG GAACCTGGTTAAGAAGTACGCGTCAAAGCGAGGCAAGGACGATCAGGAGAACAG GTTCACCAACCACCAGTCCTTCCAGGACATCCTGAACGAGATGAACGACTACGCCGGGCAGCGAGAGGTCATCGCTGAGAACATGATGGTCAGGATCTGCTGCGAGCTGACAAAGTACCTACAGGAGCTGAAGCAGGAGCGCAAGTCG TATCTACTGGAGGCAAAGAGAGCCCAGCAAAGCCTGGAAAACGGCTACAAGCAGCTGGAAAGC AGTAAGAAGCGCTTTGAGCGGGAGTGGCGGGAGGCGGAAAGGGCAGCCCAGTACGCAGAGAAGACGGACCAGGACATCAACGCCACCAAAGCCGACGTGGAGAAG GCCAAGCAGCAGGCGCACCTGCGCACGCACCTAGCAGAGGAGTGCAAGAACGAGTACGCCTCCCAGCTGCAGAAGTTTAACAAGGAGCAGAACCAGTTCTACTACAGTAGCATCCCACAGGTCTTCAAC AAGCTGCAGGACATGGATGAGAGACGCGTCCGCCGGCTTGCGGAGGGATACGCCCTGTTTGCTGACACAGAGAAGCAGGTGCTGCCTATCATCGGCAAGTGCCTGGAGGGCATCACCAAGGCGTCCGGCAATACTGACAGCAAGCAG GACTCGCTGACGCTCATCGAGCAGCACAAGTCTGGCTTTGAGCGCCCAGGGGACCTGGAGTTCGAGGACTACAGCCAGGGCATCAACCGTACCTCGTCGGAGAGTAGCCTGGGCACCCCCAAGGGCCCGCTGGAGCTGCTCGGCAAGAACAAGAACAAGCTGTGGCCGTTCAGTAAGAAGAGCAAG TTACCCTCCCCACCGCTCACGCCCGTCTCCTCGCCCTACGTCCCCGCAAacggacccccctcccccaagttcGCCCGGGACCCCCTGTCCTACTGTCTGAAGGAGATCAATAAGACAGTCAAACCCAGAATGGCCTCCTTCCGGAGCCTCAAACGAGCG CCGACGGCCACCGAGGATTTCACCCACCTGCCCCCAGAACAACGTAGGAAGAAGCTCCAGCGGAAGATGGATGACATCGGCAAGGAGCTGCAGAAGGAGCAGGACCAGAG cgagGCTCTGCTGAAGATGAAGGACGTGTATGAGAAGAACCCTCAGATGGGAAATCCAGACAGCCTGTCCCCCCAAATAACACAGACCGCCCAGAACATGGAGAGACTGCGAGGAGAGCTGGCCAAGTATGAG TCGTGGCTGATAGAGGCGGGGGGTCGTGGAGAGAGCGTGCGCTATGCAAGCCATCTGAACAACAACGGCGCCATCAACAG GCCCAACAACGCTAACTCTAGGGAAGGCGACATCCCCCAACCCATCTACGCCGAATTTGAGGACGACTTTGACGACGAGGAGCTCGACACACCCATCGGCCAGTGCACGGCACTCTACAGCTTCCCAG GATCCAGCGAGGGGACTCTATCCATGCAGGAAGGAGACGTGCTGAGCGTCGTGGAGGAAGACAAGGGTGATGGTTGGACCCGGGTACGACGCAGCAACGGCGATGAAGGATACATCCCCACCTCTTACGTCAAGATCACCATCCCTCAgtga
- the trip10a gene encoding cdc42-interacting protein 4 homolog isoform X3: MDWGTELWDQCDTIDKHTQSGLELVEKYVKFVKERTEIEQQYAKQLRNLVKKYASKRGKDDQENRFTNHQSFQDILNEMNDYAGQREVIAENMMVRICCELTKYLQELKQERKSYLLEAKRAQQSLENGYKQLESSKKRFEREWREAERAAQYAEKTDQDINATKADVEKAKQQAHLRTHLAEECKNEYASQLQKFNKEQNQFYYSSIPQVFNKLQDMDERRVRRLAEGYALFADTEKQVLPIIGKCLEGITKASGNTDSKQDSLTLIEQHKSGFERPGDLEFEDYSQGINRTSSESSLGTPKGPLELLGKNKNKLWPFSKKSKPTATEDFTHLPPEQRRKKLQRKMDDIGKELQKEQDQSEALLKMKDVYEKNPQMGNPDSLSPQITQTAQNMERLRGELAKYESWLIEAGGRGESVRYASHLNNNGAINRPNNANSREGDIPQPIYAEFEDDFDDEELDTPIGQCTALYSFPGSSEGTLSMQEGDVLSVVEEDKGDGWTRVRRSNGDEGYIPTSYVKITIPQ; encoded by the exons GACCAATGCGACACGATCGATAAGCACACGCAGTCCGGCCTGGAGCTGGTGGAgaagtatgtgaagtttgtgaaGGAGCGGACGGAGATCGAGCAGCAGTACGCCAAGCAGCTGAG GAACCTGGTTAAGAAGTACGCGTCAAAGCGAGGCAAGGACGATCAGGAGAACAG GTTCACCAACCACCAGTCCTTCCAGGACATCCTGAACGAGATGAACGACTACGCCGGGCAGCGAGAGGTCATCGCTGAGAACATGATGGTCAGGATCTGCTGCGAGCTGACAAAGTACCTACAGGAGCTGAAGCAGGAGCGCAAGTCG TATCTACTGGAGGCAAAGAGAGCCCAGCAAAGCCTGGAAAACGGCTACAAGCAGCTGGAAAGC AGTAAGAAGCGCTTTGAGCGGGAGTGGCGGGAGGCGGAAAGGGCAGCCCAGTACGCAGAGAAGACGGACCAGGACATCAACGCCACCAAAGCCGACGTGGAGAAG GCCAAGCAGCAGGCGCACCTGCGCACGCACCTAGCAGAGGAGTGCAAGAACGAGTACGCCTCCCAGCTGCAGAAGTTTAACAAGGAGCAGAACCAGTTCTACTACAGTAGCATCCCACAGGTCTTCAAC AAGCTGCAGGACATGGATGAGAGACGCGTCCGCCGGCTTGCGGAGGGATACGCCCTGTTTGCTGACACAGAGAAGCAGGTGCTGCCTATCATCGGCAAGTGCCTGGAGGGCATCACCAAGGCGTCCGGCAATACTGACAGCAAGCAG GACTCGCTGACGCTCATCGAGCAGCACAAGTCTGGCTTTGAGCGCCCAGGGGACCTGGAGTTCGAGGACTACAGCCAGGGCATCAACCGTACCTCGTCGGAGAGTAGCCTGGGCACCCCCAAGGGCCCGCTGGAGCTGCTCGGCAAGAACAAGAACAAGCTGTGGCCGTTCAGTAAGAAGAGCAAG CCGACGGCCACCGAGGATTTCACCCACCTGCCCCCAGAACAACGTAGGAAGAAGCTCCAGCGGAAGATGGATGACATCGGCAAGGAGCTGCAGAAGGAGCAGGACCAGAG cgagGCTCTGCTGAAGATGAAGGACGTGTATGAGAAGAACCCTCAGATGGGAAATCCAGACAGCCTGTCCCCCCAAATAACACAGACCGCCCAGAACATGGAGAGACTGCGAGGAGAGCTGGCCAAGTATGAG TCGTGGCTGATAGAGGCGGGGGGTCGTGGAGAGAGCGTGCGCTATGCAAGCCATCTGAACAACAACGGCGCCATCAACAG GCCCAACAACGCTAACTCTAGGGAAGGCGACATCCCCCAACCCATCTACGCCGAATTTGAGGACGACTTTGACGACGAGGAGCTCGACACACCCATCGGCCAGTGCACGGCACTCTACAGCTTCCCAG GATCCAGCGAGGGGACTCTATCCATGCAGGAAGGAGACGTGCTGAGCGTCGTGGAGGAAGACAAGGGTGATGGTTGGACCCGGGTACGACGCAGCAACGGCGATGAAGGATACATCCCCACCTCTTACGTCAAGATCACCATCCCTCAgtga
- the trip10a gene encoding cdc42-interacting protein 4 homolog isoform X2, producing the protein MDWGTELWDQCDTIDKHTQSGLELVEKYVKFVKERTEIEQQYAKQLRNLVKKYASKRGKDDQENRFTNHQSFQDILNEMNDYAGQREVIAENMMVRICCELTKYLQELKQERKSYLLEAKRAQQSLENGYKQLESSKKRFEREWREAERAAQYAEKTDQDINATKADVEKAKQQAHLRTHLAEECKNEYASQLQKFNKEQNQFYYSSIPQVFNKLQDMDERRVRRLAEGYALFADTEKQVLPIIGKCLEGITKASGNTDSKQDSLTLIEQHKSGFERPGDLEFEDYSQGINRTSSESSLGTPKGPLELLGKNKNKLWPFSKKSKVFVPEKSVPTATEDFTHLPPEQRRKKLQRKMDDIGKELQKEQDQSEALLKMKDVYEKNPQMGNPDSLSPQITQTAQNMERLRGELAKYESWLIEAGGRGESVRYASHLNNNGAINRPNNANSREGDIPQPIYAEFEDDFDDEELDTPIGQCTALYSFPGSSEGTLSMQEGDVLSVVEEDKGDGWTRVRRSNGDEGYIPTSYVKITIPQ; encoded by the exons GACCAATGCGACACGATCGATAAGCACACGCAGTCCGGCCTGGAGCTGGTGGAgaagtatgtgaagtttgtgaaGGAGCGGACGGAGATCGAGCAGCAGTACGCCAAGCAGCTGAG GAACCTGGTTAAGAAGTACGCGTCAAAGCGAGGCAAGGACGATCAGGAGAACAG GTTCACCAACCACCAGTCCTTCCAGGACATCCTGAACGAGATGAACGACTACGCCGGGCAGCGAGAGGTCATCGCTGAGAACATGATGGTCAGGATCTGCTGCGAGCTGACAAAGTACCTACAGGAGCTGAAGCAGGAGCGCAAGTCG TATCTACTGGAGGCAAAGAGAGCCCAGCAAAGCCTGGAAAACGGCTACAAGCAGCTGGAAAGC AGTAAGAAGCGCTTTGAGCGGGAGTGGCGGGAGGCGGAAAGGGCAGCCCAGTACGCAGAGAAGACGGACCAGGACATCAACGCCACCAAAGCCGACGTGGAGAAG GCCAAGCAGCAGGCGCACCTGCGCACGCACCTAGCAGAGGAGTGCAAGAACGAGTACGCCTCCCAGCTGCAGAAGTTTAACAAGGAGCAGAACCAGTTCTACTACAGTAGCATCCCACAGGTCTTCAAC AAGCTGCAGGACATGGATGAGAGACGCGTCCGCCGGCTTGCGGAGGGATACGCCCTGTTTGCTGACACAGAGAAGCAGGTGCTGCCTATCATCGGCAAGTGCCTGGAGGGCATCACCAAGGCGTCCGGCAATACTGACAGCAAGCAG GACTCGCTGACGCTCATCGAGCAGCACAAGTCTGGCTTTGAGCGCCCAGGGGACCTGGAGTTCGAGGACTACAGCCAGGGCATCAACCGTACCTCGTCGGAGAGTAGCCTGGGCACCCCCAAGGGCCCGCTGGAGCTGCTCGGCAAGAACAAGAACAAGCTGTGGCCGTTCAGTAAGAAGAGCAAG GTGTTTGTTCCGGAGAAGTCCGTG CCGACGGCCACCGAGGATTTCACCCACCTGCCCCCAGAACAACGTAGGAAGAAGCTCCAGCGGAAGATGGATGACATCGGCAAGGAGCTGCAGAAGGAGCAGGACCAGAG cgagGCTCTGCTGAAGATGAAGGACGTGTATGAGAAGAACCCTCAGATGGGAAATCCAGACAGCCTGTCCCCCCAAATAACACAGACCGCCCAGAACATGGAGAGACTGCGAGGAGAGCTGGCCAAGTATGAG TCGTGGCTGATAGAGGCGGGGGGTCGTGGAGAGAGCGTGCGCTATGCAAGCCATCTGAACAACAACGGCGCCATCAACAG GCCCAACAACGCTAACTCTAGGGAAGGCGACATCCCCCAACCCATCTACGCCGAATTTGAGGACGACTTTGACGACGAGGAGCTCGACACACCCATCGGCCAGTGCACGGCACTCTACAGCTTCCCAG GATCCAGCGAGGGGACTCTATCCATGCAGGAAGGAGACGTGCTGAGCGTCGTGGAGGAAGACAAGGGTGATGGTTGGACCCGGGTACGACGCAGCAACGGCGATGAAGGATACATCCCCACCTCTTACGTCAAGATCACCATCCCTCAgtga